GCTGATACCGGGAGGATCCGGTGGACAGTCGCCGGCGGCCTCCGTTCGTCATTCGATTCAGTATCACTGCAAGCTGCTGGAACACTCGCCCTTTGCGCTGGTAAAATGTTGGGAAAGTTTAGCGTTTATCGTGCGCAACGTTGCCCACATCACGCCTTACAATTTTGAGAGTTGTGTACGGTGCATTCGTACCTTTGTAGAAGCGTCCATGAGCCAGgtacatcagcagcagcacgcgCCGCGTGACTATCAGTCGAATAAAAGGAAACCTGGATCGGCAAAGGAACGTCAGCGGAAGCGTGAAGGTGCAGCTCACCAGGGTGGTGCCGGAATGTCCTCCTCTTCATCGTCATCGCTCGCAATGGACAGTAGCGATAGCGAGTCGGAAGAGTTGCCCGAGCGTTATCAATCGATATCGATACAGCTGCTCGATCTGATGCACACgttgcacacacgcacggccCAGATCTTTCGCTGGTGGGCCGAAGAGGGTGGTGCTGTGCCACAATGCGCCTCCCTATGGTCACAGGGTTGGTGTCCGCTGTTGCAGGGTATAGCGCGGCTTGCAACGGATCATCGACGGCAGGTGCGCACTAGCGCCATCACATGTCTGCAGCGCGCTTTACTCGTCCAGGACCTTCAGACACTGACCGGATTGGAATGGGCGGGATGTTTCAAGCAGGTAGGTTTTACCGGGAGAAGAAATTGTGCTAGTCTAGCTCAAATAAGCTAGATAAATTAAAGGGGTGGTTCGGTGAtgaggcgacaacggcaccgATCTAGTATGGAAGCAGATATAGGGACCTGGCTAGGATCTTCTTCGTCGTTTGGATGAACCAGCAGAACCGTTGGGCTCAAGTTGCTGATCGATCGGTTTCGACAGTAAACTTTGACGGTCACACAAAAGCTATTCTTCGTGCCCAATTTTCTCTCGGAAAGACTtatcaataacaaaacaattatgatAACGAGTCATATCTTTTCCCTCTTAGGTGCTGTTTCCCTTGCTCCAAGAGCTGCTGCAGGAAAAAGCGACCGGCCCCGTCGAGGTGTCACTACTCGAAGAATCCCGCATTCGAACGGCCACAATCATGTCCAAAGTGTTTCTGCACCATTTGACGCCGCTGATTGCGTTGCCCAACTTCCAGGAGCTGTGGCTAGAGATATTGGACTATTTCGAACGGTTTATGACGGCCGGTTCGGACATGCTATACGAGGCAGTTCTAGAAAGTCTCAAGAACATGCTGCTCGTAATGCATTCGGTATGCATTCATATTGCTTTGCTTGTGAATATAACACTGAttgatgttttattgtttcgtttttaggtttgtgtgtttcacaACACGGACGGTGTTACGCATTCAATGCTATGGGATGTCACTTGGCAGCGGATATCCGGCTTTTTGCCCAATCTCAAGGATGAACTGTTCAAACACGAAGGTACTATTAGTGATGCCACGGATCGACCCGAACCTACCGGGTCGGAGCCATCCCATAAGCGAGCGGTTCGGGCCATACTCCCAATTTCGGGTTCGGGTCGTTTTCTAGGTACACTGGCTTCGAAATGACCATATGGTTTGCTGTACCTACAGATCGATCCGAACTCGCTTGATCCCACGGGTCGAACTCGATTCCTACAGGAACGAACCTAGCACCGGGCCGATCCGTAAAAAGAGTCATATGACGCACCACCTTTACGAACAATTCATACATGCACCCTTATACGGAAACTTGCATTAAATGGAGATTTTATTCTTCTCTTTGCAGCCGTACGATCATCGGTTAGTATTAGTGGTGGCAGTAGTGTGGGAACAGGGCATGCGAGCTCCGGAGCTCCTCACACGGGTCCAACAGTTCCACCGACACTTGCCGGAGAGCAACAACACATTCTAGAAGGAGGTCAAATCAACAACAGTTCAGCCGTTTCGGAAAGTATTAATCCACGTGTTGTGCTTCATCCAGTACCGGTATTGGTGTCCGCTTCTTCACCACCGGATGCGTTCGTTCAGCATCCACCACAAGCTGTCAGTCATCCGTTGTCGTCGACAGTTGAAGTGCATCGCACGCCGGTCCACCGAGTTGCTCCAAACAATTTGCTTATGAACAACACTGCAACGAGTGATTTCAATGCACTTCCAATAGTTTTGCCACGTGTCACCACATTACCACCACCGTCAGAATTACCGCTCACCGGTCAGGAGGACACTTCTTTGAACGTACTGCTGTCGTCTCCCACACGAGATGCCATAGGGCAGCAAAATCCAACGCCCATTGCTTCAAACATCATAGAACTGCCCGGTTATCCGGGACCGGTTCATAAACAAAATTTGTCAACGAACAGCACGCTGGACGCTAAACCGAGCGAACCGGAAACCGATCCTTCGATACTGCCGACTGCCGCAATGATTCCCGATCTGGAAGCTGGGAATGTTCCATTGAGTCATCGTTTGGCAGGTTCACAGTATCCTTCGCTGCAGCACGTACCGATCGGTATTGCTCAAAGCTTTGCACCGATTTTCGTCCAACCGAATCCCGTACCGGCGGAAGCATCCGATATCTACTCGGACTACATCAACGATCCGTACAATCTGACACTGCAAATCGACAACGGTAGTGCCGGTAATAATGTTCCGTCGCACGTCGCACCTGCACCGAGCCAGGAAGAAAAATCGAGCCCGACAATGATGACAACAAcggcaacgacgacgacgactacgaCGCCATCGACGTCTGCTCAGTTGGCAAACGTATTTCAATCGGCGCAATATTTTAGTTTCCCGGCGAGTGGCCATATACCGCCCGGATCGGAGATGCTTTTCGGTGAACCGTAGATGTGCTTTTACGGAGAAAATAACGAACATTCCTGATGATGAAGAGATGGCAAATGTTTTAGCACACagacacccaaacacacataaacacaattGGCCCGGTTAGAGAGGTTGCAGGAAACGGAATCTTATTCcgaattaattatttttttcgggaCGAAACGGAATGCATATTTTATCCCTAATAGCACACTACATTACTCCTATCTTCGAGCGTACCCGATGTCTCTCAAAATGCTGTCGTGGTAAGCGCGTCAACGTATTTATCGGATgtcaaaaaaaaccccgggaCAACCCTCTTCCGTTCTGTTTAGCAAATTAGCGTAAATTCGTATTTGTTTCATAACGCCGGCCGGGAATGATAGTTCTAGGGCTAGCAATTGTTGTTCAATTTTAATGCCACTGTTTGTAGGTTTTGTTTAGGGGTTGTGCCAATTTAATGCTATCCCATCCCAATCTGTTAATGTATTATTACTAAGCGAAGCACCACTACATGGGTATAGGTGGAGATGGTCTCTTATTTAACCACATTGTACTTGTTTTTTATCCAATTATCAGCAATTTATAGTCTCATTTAAGGACCTTTTGCGGATGCGGACTGTAAATTCGCGTTCAGACGATTCACACGTCCCCACATACACATTGTACGATGTTCAATAGCGAAATGAGATCAAAgtttaagaaataaatatattacAAATTAGCCTGCTTCTTTTCCAATTCGCCCAGTGGCCTCTGATGTCCGAGTAAATCCGCTTCTTCAAACATTAAAACCTTTATTTATCAGCCTTACTGTTGATCATGCTTCTCTCACCTATCACGCGTCTTTTGTGGTAGTTCCCGGCACTACCGGATGCTGTTAGATGCTTCTTTGTGAAATATGGCCATTAACTGGTCCGCGGTATGCCGGCAACTATCTTTATCTAGTACGATCGTTTTCTGGCGTGATTTGGAACCCCGATCGAGACTGATGTCACTTTTCCGAAGCTCTAGCAGTTTGGAAAGATATTTAATCAGTTCCGTGTTGGCTTCACCATCGATCGGAGGAGCAGCTGCGGAAAGGAGATTTATCATTTAGTAAAAATCTTACAAGCAATCTTTATGCCCTAAACAGTGGCGGATTAGCCAGGGGAGCCTCTCCGATCAGGGGAGGCCTCGCTGGAGAGAGGTGCTTCACCGACCAGAGGGCTTCGTCCCACTCTGCTCAACACGTTATAGATCCGCTACTGGATGGTGTTGAGCCCCGGCATTCCACCAATGAATTCGAAACTCCTTGATCCGCCAGTGAACCTAAGTAAATTTCTTACCGATTTGGCACCCGATTCCTTCTTCACTAACATCCGTAATTCCGCTCGTTTTTGCGCCCGGTTTGGCCACAATCTTTACGATCAAGTTTCCCGTCTTGGTATCCACCAGTACGGGACCATTCGACGATACTGGCTTGCTAGGCTGTTCATCTTTTCCCGCCTTTGAATGTTTGCCACCGCTTGCTTTGGTTGATTTCTTGGACATACCTCTGCTTAATTTCTCTGCAAGATTGGTCAAATTTCCGAAGCTTGTTTTGATCGCTCGGTGCATTTAAGATTACCAACCTGGCCTTGGGGGTGGTGTGATTTGGATtagtttgtttacaaacagctgattttgacagttcttttcgtgtgtgtgcggaAAATGCTGCATTTCGTACAACCGGTACAGAAAATCGTGtaatttgcttcatttaacAGTTCAAACCTTACAGAACCGCAGTAAGACTTGGTCCGGTAGTATTAAAGAGGTCGCTATTTTCTCGTGCCCGATCACTTGATCGTCGA
This genomic window from Anopheles maculipalpis chromosome 2RL, idAnoMacuDA_375_x, whole genome shotgun sequence contains:
- the LOC126559995 gene encoding UPF0235 protein C15orf40 homolog; this translates as MSKKSTKASGGKHSKAGKDEQPSKPVSSNGPVLVDTKTGNLIVKIVAKPGAKTSGITDVSEEGIGCQIAAPPIDGEANTELIKYLSKLLELRKSDISLDRGSKSRQKTIVLDKDSCRHTADQLMAIFHKEASNSIR